From the genome of Corallococcus macrosporus DSM 14697:
CTATGGGCTCAACCTGGAGACGGAGCTGAAGATGCTGCGCGCGGTGCGGCGCCTGGGCACGCGGACGCCGCTGGAGCTGGTGCCCACGCTGCTGTGCGCGCACGCCGTGCCCGAGGAGTACCGGGGCAATCGCGAGGCGTACGTCCGGCTGTGCATCGAGGAGATCCTCCCCGCCGTCGCCAAGGAGGACCTGGCGCGCTTCTGTGACGTCTTCGTGGAGGACAGCGCCTTCACCGTGGACGAAGCGCGCCGCATCCTGAGCGCGGCGAAGTCGCTGGGGATGACGCCGCGGCTGCACGCGGACCAGCTCACCGCGTGCGGCGCCTCCGAGCTCGCCGCGGAGCTGGACGCCGCCACCGCCGACCATCTGGAGCAGGTGACGGACGCGGGCCTCAAGGCCCTGGCGGACGCCAATGTCACGGCGGTGCTGGTGCCCACCTCCACGCTGTTCCTGCGCATGCGGCCCTACGCGCCCGGGCGCCGCATCCGCGATGCGGGGCTCAACATCGCCTTGGGCACCAATGTGAACCCCGGTTCCGCCATGAGTGAAAACACCGCGCTGGCGCTAGGCCTTGCATGTCTGGAAAACGGGCTTACCGCCGCGGAGGCGTACTGGGGAGCCACCCGAGGCGCGGCGGTGTCCTTGGGAATGCAACGGCACGGCAGGCTGTCCGAGGGTGACCCGGCCGACCTGGTGGTCTTCGGCTGTGCTTCTTACCGGCACCTGCCCTACCATCTGGGCGTAGCGCACGCGCGAGTGGTCGTGAAGGCCGGACGCATCGTTGTCCGGCAGCCAATGGATGGCTGCGTGTGAACCGGCGTCGCAGCGACACGGCGGCGCCGGCCAGGTAAAGACGGGACACATCCGCCGGGGCCGGACGTTAAGAATCTTCGTTGCTAGCCATGTGCCGACTCTTTGGATTTCGATCAGCGATTCCCGCGGCCGTCCACCCTTCATTGGTGACGGAGAAGAACTCGCTCCTCATCCAGTCGCGCGAGCACAAGGACGGCTGGGGAATCGCCGCCTACGGGGCCGAGCCCGTGCCCGTGGTGGCCCACGGGGTGGGGCCCGCGCACAGCGACCCGGACTTCGAGCGGGTGAGCAGCCGCGTCTCCTCCCACACGGTGGTGGCGCACATCCGCCTGGCGTCGGTGGGCGCGGTGGAGCTGCGCAACGCGCACCCCTTCCTGCATGGCCGCTGGGCCTTCGTGCACAACGGCACGCTGCGGGAGTTCGCGCAGCACCGGCCGGCCGTGGAGGCGCTCATCTGCCCGAGCCTGCGTGGGAATATCAAGGGCACCACGGACAGCGAGCGCTGCTTCTACCTCTTCCTCACCCGCCTGGCGGCCCGGCACCCGATTGACCGGCAGGTCCCCGTGGAGGCCGTGGCGCGGGCGCTGGCGGAGACGATGACGCTGGTGGCGACCATCACGGATGCCGCCGGGCAGGACGGCCGCTCGGCGATGAACTTCCTTGTCTCGGATGGCGAGCTGATGGTCGCCACCCGTCGCAACCGCACGCTGTTCGTGTCTCTCGGCGGCGCGGGCACCCAGGCGTCGACGCTGCCGGCGCCGGGGACGAAGCTGGAGCAGATTGTCGTCGCCAGCGAGTCGCTGTGCGGCGGGCCGTACTGGGCGCCGGTGGCCGAGGAGGACGTCATCGGCGTGGACGCGAACCTGGTGTTCCACCACTGGCGCGTGCCGGAGCTGGCCGGCTCCGACGTGCCCTCCTCGGTGAAGCCCAACGGGTCGCGCGGCGTGGCGTGAAGTCCGCTGGGCCTGGGGCGCCGGGCCTCAGCCCATCCACGCGTCGAGCAACGCGGCGGGACGTGCGCCGAACGCCTCCGCCGTGAGCTCCCGGGCCTCCCCGCCCGCGTGCTTCAGCGTGACGCGCAGGTAGTCGCGGGGCGCGGCCTGGGGAATCTTGTCCAGCCACTCCACCAGCATCGCGCTCTCGGTGCCTTCCAGGTCCAGGAAGCCCGTGGCGTACAGGTCGTCGTAGTCCGTCAGCCGGTACAGGTCCGCGTGGTACAGCGGGATGCGCCCTGAATACGGGTACACGATGGCAAACGTCGGGCTCGCCACCTCGGAGCGAGGCACCTGCGCCCCATCCGCCACGCCGCGCACCAGGTGCGTCTTGCCCGCGCCCAGGTCGCCAATCAGCCCCACGAAGTCGCCGGGCTCGAGCAGCTCGCCCAGCCGGACGCCCAGCCGGTGCGTCTCCTCGGGCGACGCCAGCCGCACCGTCCGGACCCGCGACGCTTCCGTGCTCATCGTTCCCACCGCAGCCACACCTCGCACAGCCCTTGCTCCACGATGTCTCCCGCCACCAGTCCCAGGTGTCCGCGCTTCCGGGCCGCCAGGTCGCCCGCGAGCCCGTGCGCGTACACCGCCGTCCAGATGGCCTCGGGCACCGGAAACGACTGAGCCAGGAACGCGCCACAAATCCCGGACAGCACGTCCCCCGAGCCGCCCGTGGCCATGCCCGGGTTGCCCGGGGTGTTGAGGTACACGCGCCCATCCGCGTCGCTCGTGAGCGTCCGGTCCCCCTTCAGCACGAGCGTCACCTTCAGCCCGGAAGAGAGCTGGCGCGCCACGTCCAGCCGGTGCGCCTGGACCTCCTTCGTGGACCTGCCCGTCAGCCGCGCCATCTCTCCCGGGTGCGGCGTCATCACCACCGGCGCCTTCGCCCGGCGCAGCACCGACAGGTCCGTGGCCACCGCGTTGAGCGCGTCCGCGTCCAGCACCGCGGGCACCTCCACGCGCGCCAGCAGCTCGCCAAGCAGCGCGCCTGTCTCGTCGCCCCGAGGAATCCCCGGCCCGATGACCAGCGCGTCCTTGCCCTCGGCCGCCGCCACCAGCGCGTCCAAATCACCGAGCCCCAGCGGCCCCGTGGCCTCCAGCGGGATGCCCATGATTTCGACCGAGTGCGCCTGGATGGTGTCCAGGGCATCCGCCCGCGCGGCCACCGTGACGAGCCCCGCGCCGGAGCGCAGCGCCGCCTTGGCCACCAGCGCCGCGGCCCCCGTCTTCCCCCGGCTGCCCGCGACCACCAGGACGTGCCCGAAGGTCCCCTTGTGGGAATCCGCCTTGCGCACCGGCAGCGTGCGCCGCGCGTCCGCCTCCTCCACCACGAAGAGCCCGGGGCCGGAGACCTCCTTCGCGGCCTCCCCGCCCATGCCGATGTCCACCCGGTGCACCTGGCCGCACAGCGAGGCCCCCGGCTCCAGCACCTGCCCCGGCTTGAGGAAGCCAAAGGCCACCGTGGCGTCCGCCTCCACGCACGGCGAGAAGGGCGCACCCGTGTCGCTCTGGAGCCCGGACGGCACATCCGCCGCCACCACCTTGGCTCCCAAGGCCCGCCAGCCGCGCATCGCCGCCACGGCGTCCGCGAAGGCCCCCCCGGGCGCGCGGCTCAAGCCCGTGCCGAAGAGCGCGTCCACCACCACGTCACCACGCCGGGCCGGCTCCACGCTCTCCAAGGTACGCGGCGTCACCCCGAAGCCCTTCAGCGCCTCCACGTTCCGCCGCGCCTCGGGCGCCCGCTTCGCGGCGTCACCCACCAGCACCACCGACACGCAGGCGCCGCCCTCCCGGAGGAAGCGCGCGGCCACCAGCCCGTCGCCGCCATTGTTCCCCGGCCCGCACACCACCACGAAGCGCCCGCCCGGGCCGAGCAGCCCGCGCGCCACCTCCGCCAGCCCGCGCCCGGCGTTCTCCATCAGCAGCGCGGAGGGCATGCCGTGGCGGGCCTCGGCGGCCTCCTCGGCCTGACGCATCTGGGCGGCGGTGAGCACGCGCAACATGGCTTCAATCCCCTTTCGACTGGAGCACCACCGTGGCGGCGGCGACGTCCGCATCGTGGGTCAGCGCGAGGAAGGCCTCCAGCCCTCGCGCCTCCATGACCTCCAATGCCACGCCGGACAGTGCGAAATAAGGCGCTCCGCCCTGCCGCCGGACCTCCATGTCCTTCCACCGGATGCCCGGCGGCGCGCCCAGCGCCTTCACCAGGGCCTCCTTGGCGGCGAAGCGGGCCGCGTAGGCGCTGGCGGCGTCACTCCGCCGGCCGCACAGCGCCCGCTCCGCCTCGGTGTAGACGCGGTTCAGGAAGGGCTCCGCGCGAGGCCCGTCCAGGATGCGCTGGATGCGGGAGATGGAGCAGATGTCCAGGCCCAGGCCGCGGATTCCCATGGCGCCCTACCCCGGGTTGCGCATGAGCTCGAGCATCTCACGCACCGCGCGCTCGAAGCCCACCAGCACCGCGCGCCCGACGATGGCGTGCCCGATGTTCAGCTCGTCGATTTCGTGGATGCGGGCAATGGGCTGCACGTTGTCGTAGTTGAGCCCGTGGCCGGCGGCCACGCCCATGCCCAGCTTGGTGCCCGCCTTGGCCGCGTCGACGATGCGCGCCAGCTCCCGCGCCCGCTCCTTCTCGTTGCGCGCCTCGCAGTAGCGGCCGGTATGCAGCTCGATGCGGTCCGCGTTCACCTTGTGCGCCGCCCGCACCTGGTCCAGGTCCGGGTCGATGAAGAGCGACACGGCGATCTCGCCGTCCTTCAGGTTCTTGATGATCTTCGCGATGTGCTCGCGCTGGTTGGCGACCTCCAGGCCGCCCTCCGTGGTGAGCTCCTCGCGGCGCTCGGGCACCAGCGTCACCACGTCCGGCTTGTGCTCGTAGGCGATCTTCACCATCTCCGCGGTGGCGGCCATCTCCAGGTTCAGGAGCGTCTGCACCGTCTCACGGAGGATGCGCAAATCCCGGTCCTGGATGTGACGCCGGTCCTCGCGCAGGTGGATGGTGATCTGCTGCGCGCCGGCGAGCTCCGCCAGCGCCGCGGCCGTCACCGGATCCGGATACGGGGTGCGCCGCGCCTGACGCAGCGTCGCCACATGGTCCACGTTGACACCCAGTCGCTGTCCCATCGACCGCACCTCGCTCGTGCGCGGCCGTGGGATTGTCGAAGGGCCCCGGTGCGCGCTGGCCCTTCATCACGCCGCCAGCGTCCGGAAGTCAACCGCCGAGCGCGGCGGCCCTCAGACGCTGAGGGCCTTGGACAGCGCCTCCGCGATCTCCTTCGCGTAGGCCTGGTTCTTCGCGGCGTCCTCGCCCTCGATGAGGACGCGGGCCTTGGGCTCGGTGCCGGAGAAGCGCACCAGCACCCGGCCGGAGCTGCCCAGCCGCTGCTCCACGCTCTTGATGACCTTCATCACCGTCGGCAGCTCGCCCAGCTCCTTCTTCTGCTTCACCACGACGTTGACCAGCGTCTGGGGCACGGGCTCGAAGATGGAGGCCAGCTCGCTCAGGGGCTTGCCCGCCCGGCACATCACCGCCAGGAGCTGGAGCGCCGCCAGGGTGCCGTCACCCGTGGTGGTGTGGTCCAGGAAGATGAGGTGGCCGCTCTGCTCGCCGCCCAGGTTGTAGCCGTTGCGGCGCATCTCATCGACGACGTAGCGGTCCCCCACGCGCGTGCGCGCCACCTTCACGCCCCAGCGCGCCACCGCGCGCTCCAGGCCGATGTTGCTCATCACCGTGGAGACCAGCATCTTCTTCTTGAGCTGCTTGCGGGCCACCAGCTCGCCCGTGCAGATGGCCATGATGGCGTCGCCATCCACGACCTTGCCCTTCTCGTCCACGACGATGAGGCGGTCGGCGTCACCGTCCAGGGCGATGCCCAGGTGCGCGCCGTGCTTCACCACCGTCTTGGCCAGGTTCTCCGGGTAGAGCGCGCCGCACTTGTGGTTGATGTTCTTGCCGTCCGGCGAGACGCCCAGGGCAATCACCTTGGCGCCCAGCTCCTCCAGCACGGCGGGCGCCGTCTTGTAGGCCGCGCCGTTGGCGCAGTCGACGACGATGGTCATCCCCTCCAGCGTCAGCTCGCGCGGGAAGGTGGCCTTCAGGAAGACGATGTAGCGGCCCCGCGCGTCCTCCATGCGGAAGGCGCGGCCGATCTTCGTGGCGGTGGGGCGGATGGAGTCGATGGAGCCGCTGGACACCAGCTCCTCAATCTTGCCCTCCGTCTCGTCCGGCAGCTTGAAGCCGTCCCGCCAGAAGAACTTGATGCCGTTGTCCTCGTAGGGGTTGTGGGACGCGGAGATGACGGCGCCGGCGTCCGCCCGCATGGAGGTGGTGATGTTGGAGATGCCCGGCGTCGGCAGCGGCCCGACGAGCTCCACGTCCACGCCCATGGAGGTGAGGCCGGCGGCCAGCGCCTGCTCCAGCATGTAGCCGGACAGTCGCGTGTCCTTGCCAACGATGACGCGGTGGCGGTGTGGCCCGTTGCGGATGAGGAACGCGAGCGCCCGCCCGAGCTGCATCGCGACCTCGGCAGTCATGGGATAGACGTTCGCCTTGCCGCGAACCCCATCCGTGCCGAACAGCTTCTGGGAAGCCTGTGCCTCCTTCGGAGGCATGTTCATCCTGTACGCCATGTGTGCCGCTCCGCCTTTCCCACGCCGGGCCTGCGCCGGCCTCTCGACGTCGGGGCTTATACCCCGCTCACCACGCGGGCTCGAAGTTAGGAACCCACTGCTCCCTGGGCAACCACCCTGGCATGCGGGCCGACGCAGACTAAAAGAGGTTGCGAAATCAGTACCAACCGAAACGCCGCCGTCCATACACGCCGGCACGGAGGGCGGCCAGCGGAAGGTGAAGATTCCAGCCACGCGCCGAGGCCTGTAAGCCACACCTTGTTACCGGGCGTAGAGCGCCCCGCCGTCCTCGCTCCGCCGGATGGCGTCCGCGACGGCCAGCGCGTCCCGGGCCTCGGCCACGTCATGGACCCGGACCACGTCGGCCCCACCCAGCGCGGCCATGGAGGCCACCGAGCCCAGCGTCGCCGCCAGCCGCTCGGAGGCTGGCTTGCCGCCCGCCAGCCGGCCGAGGAAGCCCTTGCGGCTGGTCCCGACGAGCAGCGGCAGCCCCAGGACGCGCAGCTCGTTGAGGCGGCGCAGCAGGAAGAGGTTGTGCTCGAACGTCTTGCCGAAGCCGATCCCCGGGTCCAGGAGGATGCGCTCCCGGGGAACGCCCGCCGCCTCGGCGCGCGCGACGGCGGCCTCCAGGAAGCCCAGCACGTCCTCGATGACGTCGTCATAGCGCGGCGCCTGCTGCATGGTGGCCGGGGTGCCCTGGATGTGCATCAGGCAGCAGGCGGCGCCGGCCTCGGCCACCACGCGGGGCAGGTCGGCGTCGGCGCCGAAGCCGGTGACGTCGTTGATGAGGTGCGCGCCGGCCCGCAGCGCCTCACGCGCCACCGCGGCCTTGGTGGTGTCCACCGAGAGCGGCACGGACGTCCGCGCGCGCAGGCCCTCGATGACGGGGACGACGCGGGCCACCTCGGCCTCGGCGCTGACGGGCAACGCGCCTGGCCGGGTGGACTCACCGCCCACGTCGAGCAGGTCGGCCCCCGCTTCCGCCAGGGCGAGCCCATGGGCGATGGCGGCCTCCGGGTCGAAGAAGCGCCCACCGTCCGAGAAGCTGTCCGGCGTCACGTTCACCACGCCCATGACGTAGGTGCTCGCGCCCCACTCGAAGCGCTTGTCCCCCAGCACCAGCGCCGGTGGCGCGGTGCCCGAGGCCAGCGCGGCAGCCACGGCCTTGGACAAGGCCGGCAGCTCGTCGCGGCCTCCGCGAGCCAGGTCCACCAACAGCCTGAACTGTTCGGCGTGCCCCGACAGCATGCCCGTTCCAGGCCGCCCCCCGGCCTCCCCCGCGAGCCAGGCGGGCAACGCCGCCGGAGCGTCGGACAGGGCCTGCAACCTCTGGAGGAAGTGCAGCGCCTGCGTCCCCAGCCCCGTGAGGAGCAGCCGCGTGTGGGGGAGCGACTCCCGGAGCGCCGCCAGCGAGCTGGGGGCCAGCCCCATCCGCCGGAAGGCGAGGACCAGGTCTTCGGGGTGCTCGGCGGTGACGACGCGGGCGCGAATCATCGGGGACTCCAGGGAGGGGGCCGCGCACCGCCGCCAGGACGGGGCGCGCCTGCCTACCCTACCGCTCCCGAGCGCGCCCGGGGGCTCAGGCTTCGAGCGGCCCGGTGACGATGTCCACCGTGGACGTCGTCATCAGCTTGTGGATGGGGCACTGCGCGACGGCGTTGTACAGCCGCTGCTTGTCCTCCGGGGACAGCGCCCCGTGGAAGGCCAGCTTCACCTTCAACGTGTAGGTGCCCTGCCGCTCCTTCGAGTCATCCCGTTCGACGTGCGTCTCCACCCGCTCCAGGGCCAGGCCGTGCCGCTTCGCGTACCAGTGGGCCGTCAGCGCCTTGCAGGCCGCCAGCGCGGCGTCGAAGTAGTCGTGCGGGCCGGGCGCGGAGTCCGCTCCGCCCAGCGCGGGGGCCACGTCCGCGTGCAGGGTATGAGCGCCGGTCTGAAGGACCTGGCGAAATGCTCCGGGCTTCTCGGTCTGGCTGTGGGTCGTCATGGGGGGCTCCGGGAGGAAGCGGTGGACCGGAGGCCCGTGAAGGGCCTCCGGAGCGGTCCAATCAGGTGAATCAGGCGGCCTGCTCGGACTGCGCCTTCACGGCCTGGACCTCGATGGCGATCTCAATCTTCTCGCCCACCAGCACGCCGCCCGTCTCCAGGGCCTGGTTCCACGTCAGGCCGAAGTCGCGGCGGTCCACCGACGTCTTCGCCTCGAACGCGGCCTTCACGTTGCCCCACGGGTCCTTGCCCACGCCGAGCTGCTCGGCGTCCAGCACCACCTCGCGGGTGATGTCGCGGATGGTCAGGTTGCCCGTCACCTTCAGCCCGTCGCCAGAGCCCTTCTCCACCTTGGTGCTCTTGAACGAGATGCTGGGGAACTTCTCCACGTCGAAGAAGTCCGGCGAGCGCAGGTGGTTGTCGCGCTGCTCCACGCCCGTGTCGATGCTGCCCGTCTCGATGGTGACGGCCACGGAGGACTTCGTGACGTCCTGCTCGTCCAGCGACACCGCGCCGCTGTACTTGCGGAAGCTGCCGCGAACCTTCGCGATGACCATGTGACGGACGGAGAAGTGGATGCCGGAGTGGGTGGTGTCGATGTTCCAGGTCGTGGTGGCCATGAGGTGCCTTCCTTTTTGGGTGAAGCGGTGTGTTCGACGAGGAGGAAGGTAGCGGTGGCCCCCCGTCTTGATTAGATGGGCCAGACTGGAAGAACTGTTCCACCCACGGAACAAACGCCATGGACCTCAACGAACTCCTCATCTTCGCGCGCGTGGTACAGGCAGGCAGCTTCACGGCGGCGGCCAAGGGCCTGCGGATGCCCAAGTCCACCGTGAGCCGGAAGGTGTCGGAGCTGGAGACGCGCGTGGGCGCGCAGCTCCTGCAACGCACCACGCGCAAGCTGCGCCTCACCGAGGTGGGCCGGACGTACTACGAGCACTGCGCGCGCATCGTCCTGGAGGCGGAGCAGGCCGAACAGGCGGTGACGCGGATGCAGGCGGCGCCCCACGGCCTGCTGCGCGTGACGACACCGCTGACCTTCAGCTTCATCGGGCCGCTCATCTCCCGGTTCCTCCAGGCGTACCCGGAGGTGCAGCTCGAGCTGGTGTGCAGCGACCGCAACGTGGACCTGATGGCGGAGGGCTTCGACGTGGCGGTGCGCGCCGGGCGGCTGGCGGACTCCTCCCTCACGGCCCGGCGGCTGGGCAGCGTGGAGCGCGTCGTCATCGCCTCACCTGGCTACCTCAAGGCGCGGGGGACGCCCAGGACGCCCAGGGATTTGGAGAAGCACGACTGCCTCCTCTTCGGCACCGGGCTGGAGAGCAACGTCTGGACGCTCATGTCCGGCAACCGCTCCGTGGACGTCAAGGTGCCCGCGCGGCTGGTGGTGAACGAGCCCGACATGGTCTTCGCGGTGGCGCGGGCGGGCGCCGGCATCGCCCTGCTGCCCAACCTCCACTTCTCCTCGGAGCTGACCGCCGGGCGCCTGCAGCGCATCCTGCCGGACTGGCACTCCACGGAGACGCCCGTGCACGCCGTCTACCCGAGCACGCGCCACCACTCCCCCAAGGTGGTGGCCTTCGTGGAGTGCCTGCGCGAGCACTGGCCCCGGCTCGGCTGACAGCGGAGCTGTTCCACCCATGGAACGATGCTTCCCATTGTCCACATCTAGTCCCGGAGGGCCCTGAAGCACATCATGCCTCTCGAAACAGCGGCCGCCATCCAGGCGCCGCCGCGGAAAGGAACGTCATGATTGCCATTCGCCCCTCGGAAGCGCGCGGTCACGCCAACCACGGCTGGCTGGACTCCCACCACACCTTCTCCTTCGCTGGCTACTACGACCCGGGCTTCATGGGCTTCCGCGCCCTGCGCGTCATCAACGAGGACCGCGTCGCGCCGAACGAGGGCTTTGGCACCCACCCGCACCGGGACATGGAGATCATCACCTACCCGCTCAGCGGCGCCATTGCCCACCGCGACAGCACGGGCGGCGAGGGCCTGCTGCGCGCCGGTGAGGTCCAGCGGATGACGGCTGGCACCGGGGTGCTGCACAGCGAGATGAACGGCGCGGATGAGGACCTCCACTTCCTGCAGATCTGGATCATCCCGGACCGCAAGGGCCTGACGCCTGGCTACGAGCAGAAGGCCTTCCCGGAGTCCGAGCGCCAGGGCCGCTGGCGGGTGGTGGCCAGCCCGGACGCCCGCGACGGCAGCCTCACGGTGCACCAGGACGTGGTGCTTCACGCCACGCTGCTGGGCAAGGGCGAGCAGGCGGCGTACACGCTGGCGCCGGGCCGCCACGCCTGGCTGCAGGTGGCGCGCGGCAAGGGCACGCTCAACGGCGTGGAGCTGAAGGCCGGAGACGGCGTCGCGGTGGCGGACGAGTCGCGGCTCGTCCTCTCCGCCACCGAGCCGATGGAAGCGCTGCTGTTCGACCTGGCCTGAGGCCACTTCGCTGAACGAAAGAGAGAGCACGACATGAGCCGGGATGACTTGAACGCGGAGCAGCTCCCCCCTTCGATGGAGACACTCATCGTCGCGCCCTCTCGCGACCTGGGCGACGGGTTCGAGGTGCGGCGCGCGCTGCCCTCGGCCCGCCGCCGGATGGTGGGGCCCTTCATCTTTCTGGACCAGATGGGCCCCGCCGGCTTCCAGCCCGGCCATGGCCTGGATGTGCGGCCCCATCCGCACATCGGGCTGGCCACCGTCACCTACCTCTTTGACGGAGAGATCATGCACCGGGACAGCCTGGGCACCGTGCAGCCCATCCGCCCCGGCGCGGTGAACTGGATGACGGCGGGCAACGGCATCGTCCACTCGGAGCGCACCGGCCCCGGGCCTCGCGCCGCGGGCAGCAAGATCTTCGGCATGCAGGCGTGGGTGGCGCTGCCCAGGCGTCACGAGGAGACGGCCCCGGCCTTCGTCCACCACCCCGAGGACACCATGCCCTTCCATGAGGGTGAGGGCGCGAGGATGCGCGTCATCACCGGCACGGTGCACGGCCAGCGCTCGCCGGTGCAGACGCTGTCGGACATGTTCTACGCGGACGTGGAGCTGGCGGCCGGCGCGCGCTTCGTGGTGCCGGCCGAGCACGAGGAGCGGGCCATGTACCTGGTCCAGGGCGCCGTCGAAGTGGACGGCATGGCCTTCCAGCCGGGCGAGCTGCTCGTCTTCAAGCCCGGCAAGTCCGTCACGCTCCACGCCACGGCGGCGGCGCGGCTGCTGGTGCTCGGCGGAGAGAGCATGGACGGGCCGCGCTACATCTTCTGGAACTTCGTCTCCAGCTCGAAGGAGCGGCTGGAGCAGGCGAAGGAGGACTGGAAGGCCCAGCGCTTCGCCGCCGTGCCGGAGGAGACGGAGTTCATCCCCCTGCCCGAGGCGCCCCTCCCGGTGCGCTACCCGTAGTCACGCCGGCTTCGCCCGAAGCCCGCAAGGCAGAAGGCCCTTCCCAGCAGCGTGGGAAGGGCCTTCTTCATTTCAGCTCGAGCCGCTTTGAGCCCGTGGGGCTCAGGCCTTCTTCGGCTCCATCGCCGGCAGGCCCTCGAGCGCGTCGAGGATCTTCCGCTTGTCCTTCTTCTCCGTCGCCTTCGGGGGCGCGTTCACCCGCGGGGGCGGACGCTCACGGGTGAGCTGGCCACCCTGGAGGAGGATGTTGACGTCCTCGGCGTCCAGCGTCTCGTACTCCACCAGCGCGTCCGTCACGCGGCGCAGCGCCTCGATGTTCTCCGTCAGCAGCGTCTTGCCGCGCTCGTAGCAGCCCACGACGATGCTGCGGACCTCGGCGTCAATCT
Proteins encoded in this window:
- a CDS encoding LysR family transcriptional regulator, whose amino-acid sequence is MDLNELLIFARVVQAGSFTAAAKGLRMPKSTVSRKVSELETRVGAQLLQRTTRKLRLTEVGRTYYEHCARIVLEAEQAEQAVTRMQAAPHGLLRVTTPLTFSFIGPLISRFLQAYPEVQLELVCSDRNVDLMAEGFDVAVRAGRLADSSLTARRLGSVERVVIASPGYLKARGTPRTPRDLEKHDCLLFGTGLESNVWTLMSGNRSVDVKVPARLVVNEPDMVFAVARAGAGIALLPNLHFSSELTAGRLQRILPDWHSTETPVHAVYPSTRHHSPKVVAFVECLREHWPRLG
- a CDS encoding pirin family protein; amino-acid sequence: MIAIRPSEARGHANHGWLDSHHTFSFAGYYDPGFMGFRALRVINEDRVAPNEGFGTHPHRDMEIITYPLSGAIAHRDSTGGEGLLRAGEVQRMTAGTGVLHSEMNGADEDLHFLQIWIIPDRKGLTPGYEQKAFPESERQGRWRVVASPDARDGSLTVHQDVVLHATLLGKGEQAAYTLAPGRHAWLQVARGKGTLNGVELKAGDGVAVADESRLVLSATEPMEALLFDLA
- a CDS encoding pirin family protein, with product MSRDDLNAEQLPPSMETLIVAPSRDLGDGFEVRRALPSARRRMVGPFIFLDQMGPAGFQPGHGLDVRPHPHIGLATVTYLFDGEIMHRDSLGTVQPIRPGAVNWMTAGNGIVHSERTGPGPRAAGSKIFGMQAWVALPRRHEETAPAFVHHPEDTMPFHEGEGARMRVITGTVHGQRSPVQTLSDMFYADVELAAGARFVVPAEHEERAMYLVQGAVEVDGMAFQPGELLVFKPGKSVTLHATAAARLLVLGGESMDGPRYIFWNFVSSSKERLEQAKEDWKAQRFAAVPEETEFIPLPEAPLPVRYP